One genomic window of Mucilaginibacter terrenus includes the following:
- a CDS encoding sensor histidine kinase, which produces MKKSWQIFWHVLFWVAMISFFMFIAHNNARMSMQTIVVLFAVFGLINIGIFYINYLVLMPRFLDNKKYKTYTLALVITVVVFGLAKYGVAFAFKHDVLMRMKDKVVIGFWSYFTSTIFTTLIFIFLSTVLKFTIDWFLNERVQRDLENQRLSAELSFLKSQINPHFLFNSLNSIYSLAYQKSDTTPEAILKLSEIMRYMLYECNDNKVDLAKELQYLQNYIDLQKIRFGNKAFINYEVNGEVTNQQIVPLLLISFIENAFKHGVANDPASPITLRINLTDGHLYFFVQNKKHSHNRDASGGIGLINVRRRLDLLYPSKYNLEIRDEDDTYTCQLSLVL; this is translated from the coding sequence ATGAAAAAAAGCTGGCAAATTTTCTGGCATGTACTTTTTTGGGTGGCCATGATCTCCTTTTTCATGTTTATTGCCCATAACAATGCGCGCATGTCTATGCAAACCATTGTGGTCCTCTTTGCTGTGTTCGGGTTAATTAATATCGGGATATTCTATATTAACTACCTGGTACTGATGCCTCGATTTCTTGATAATAAAAAGTACAAGACTTACACCCTTGCTCTGGTAATTACAGTTGTCGTGTTTGGTTTAGCCAAGTACGGGGTGGCATTTGCATTTAAGCACGACGTGCTTATGCGCATGAAGGATAAAGTGGTGATCGGCTTTTGGTCGTATTTTACCAGTACTATATTTACTACCCTTATCTTTATTTTTTTAAGTACCGTTCTTAAGTTCACTATAGATTGGTTCCTGAACGAACGCGTACAGCGCGACTTAGAAAACCAGCGCCTGAGTGCTGAACTATCCTTTCTTAAATCGCAGATCAATCCGCATTTTTTATTTAACTCGCTTAATAGTATTTACTCGCTAGCGTATCAAAAAAGCGACACCACGCCGGAAGCTATTCTAAAGCTGTCAGAAATAATGCGGTATATGCTTTACGAGTGTAATGATAACAAGGTTGACTTAGCAAAAGAACTGCAGTACCTGCAAAACTACATCGACCTGCAAAAAATTCGTTTTGGTAACAAGGCATTTATCAATTACGAGGTTAACGGCGAAGTTACCAATCAGCAGATAGTGCCGCTGCTGCTTATATCTTTTATAGAGAATGCTTTTAAACATGGCGTGGCTAATGATCCAGCCTCACCCATTACTCTTCGGATAAATCTTACCGATGGTCACTTGTACTTTTTTGTGCAGAACAAAAAACACAGCCATAATCGTGATGCATCCGGTGGTATAGGGCTTATAAACGTTCGACGCCGGTTAGATCTCCTGTATCCATCTAAATATAATTTAGAAATTAGGGATGAGGACGACACTTACACTTGTCAATTATCATTAGTTTTATAG
- the der gene encoding ribosome biogenesis GTPase Der, giving the protein MSNIVAIVGRPNVGKSTLYNRLTETRKAIVDDFSGVTRDRHYGVSEWTDHKFTVIDTGGYVANSEDVFEAAIREQVIIAIEEASVILFMVDVTTGITDLDDEIATLLRRSQKPVFVVVNKLDNNSQLADSTEFYSLGLGEIYTISSMTGSGTGELLDEVVKHFEDVELEENARPKYAIIGRPNVGKSSIINSLIGEERNIVTPIAGTTRDSIHIHFNKYGHDFMLIDTAGLRKKTKVKENIEFYSVMRTIKALEEADVVIIMIDAVEGFEAQDMNIFHLAEKNKKGIVIVVNKWDLIEKNNKTVKVFEETIREKTAPFTDVPIVFTSVTEKQRVLKVIETANQVYYNRARKVPTSKLNDVMLPIIEKYPPPSIKGKYVKIKYATQIAGTSPMFAFFCNLPQYVKEPYYRFIENQLRENFEFSGAPIQVWFRQK; this is encoded by the coding sequence ATGAGTAACATAGTAGCTATAGTAGGTCGCCCGAATGTTGGTAAATCTACCCTGTATAACCGCCTTACCGAAACCCGTAAAGCCATTGTTGATGACTTTAGCGGTGTAACACGCGACAGGCATTATGGCGTATCAGAATGGACAGACCACAAGTTCACCGTTATTGATACAGGCGGCTATGTAGCCAATTCTGAAGATGTGTTTGAAGCTGCTATACGCGAACAGGTGATCATCGCCATTGAAGAGGCAAGCGTTATCCTGTTTATGGTGGATGTTACCACGGGTATTACCGATTTGGATGACGAGATAGCCACCTTATTGCGCCGCAGCCAAAAGCCCGTATTTGTAGTAGTTAACAAATTGGACAACAACAGCCAGTTGGCTGATTCTACCGAGTTTTACAGCCTGGGCCTTGGTGAGATCTATACCATATCGTCTATGACTGGCTCAGGAACGGGGGAATTGCTGGACGAGGTAGTTAAGCACTTCGAGGACGTGGAACTGGAAGAAAACGCCCGCCCTAAGTACGCCATTATCGGCCGGCCTAATGTCGGCAAATCCTCTATCATAAACTCATTAATCGGCGAGGAGCGTAACATAGTTACACCGATTGCAGGTACCACGCGCGATTCTATTCACATACATTTTAACAAGTACGGGCATGATTTCATGCTGATTGACACTGCCGGTTTGCGCAAGAAAACCAAGGTGAAAGAGAACATCGAGTTTTATTCGGTAATGCGTACTATTAAAGCGCTGGAAGAAGCAGATGTCGTAATTATAATGATTGATGCCGTTGAAGGTTTTGAAGCGCAGGACATGAACATTTTCCACCTGGCAGAAAAGAACAAGAAGGGCATTGTTATAGTAGTTAACAAGTGGGATTTAATTGAGAAAAACAACAAAACCGTTAAGGTTTTTGAAGAAACCATACGCGAGAAAACAGCACCTTTTACCGATGTGCCAATCGTATTTACTTCTGTAACCGAGAAACAGCGTGTGTTAAAAGTTATCGAAACTGCTAATCAGGTCTATTACAACCGCGCACGAAAAGTGCCTACCTCAAAACTTAACGATGTGATGTTGCCGATTATTGAGAAATATCCGCCGCCATCTATCAAGGGCAAGTACGTTAAAATTAAGTATGCTACGCAGATCGCCGGAACATCGCCTATGTTCGCTTTCTTTTGCAACCTGCCACAGTATGTTAAAGAACCATATTATCGTTTTATAGAAAATCAACTTCGTGAGAACTTCGAGTTTTCGGGTGCACCAATACAGGTTTGGTTCAGGCAGAAGTAA
- a CDS encoding M20/M25/M40 family metallo-hydrolase, with translation MKKIATLLLMFIVFSASAQTVVKQDAGIKQMVDEVSSKNIEAIVRKLVSFKTRHTLSDTTSKTTGIGAARNWVKAEYERYAAASNGRMKVEFDAFVQPQGRRLTKATPMKNVLAILKGTDTADHRIYIISGHYDSRATKAMDSASFAPGAVDDASGTAVSMELARVMSKRSFPATIIFMAVVGEEQGLYGSANVAKRAKAEGWQVDAVLNNDIVGNTYGMETGLKDNRSVRVFSDGVPTAATEKEIAALKSLGGENDGTSRQLARYVKETGERYVDQLDVKLIYRTDRYLRGGDHLPFLEQGFAAVRVTEMNEDFNRQHKDVRKENGIEYGDLPDFADYDYIQKVARMNLSVLANLALATAQPRNVGIITSDLTNKTKLKWDAPKGKAPAGYYVLMRETISPYWEKKFFVTDTKAKLGYSKDNYLFAVQAVDAAGHESLPVVPKPVS, from the coding sequence ATGAAAAAGATTGCCACTCTGCTGTTAATGTTTATTGTTTTCTCTGCTTCGGCACAAACCGTTGTTAAACAGGATGCAGGTATTAAGCAAATGGTAGATGAGGTATCGTCAAAAAACATTGAAGCTATAGTACGTAAGCTGGTAAGCTTTAAAACCCGGCATACGCTAAGCGACACCACCAGCAAAACTACGGGCATAGGTGCCGCACGCAACTGGGTAAAAGCAGAGTACGAGCGGTACGCGGCAGCATCAAATGGCAGAATGAAGGTAGAGTTTGACGCTTTTGTACAGCCGCAAGGCCGTAGGCTTACTAAAGCCACTCCGATGAAGAATGTACTGGCAATACTTAAAGGTACCGATACTGCCGATCACCGGATCTATATTATTTCCGGCCACTATGATTCACGGGCAACAAAGGCAATGGATTCTGCTTCCTTTGCTCCCGGCGCCGTTGACGATGCTTCGGGAACAGCTGTTTCCATGGAGCTTGCTCGCGTGATGTCGAAGCGTTCTTTCCCGGCGACAATAATCTTCATGGCAGTTGTTGGTGAAGAACAAGGGCTTTATGGGTCTGCCAATGTAGCTAAACGTGCCAAAGCAGAGGGCTGGCAGGTAGATGCCGTGCTGAACAATGATATAGTGGGAAATACTTACGGCATGGAAACAGGGCTAAAAGATAACCGCAGTGTACGTGTTTTCAGCGACGGTGTGCCGACTGCCGCTACCGAAAAGGAGATTGCCGCACTAAAATCGCTAGGTGGAGAGAATGACGGAACGTCCCGCCAGTTAGCCCGCTATGTGAAAGAAACAGGCGAGCGCTATGTAGATCAGCTGGATGTAAAGCTCATTTACCGGACAGACCGTTACCTGCGTGGTGGCGACCATCTGCCATTCCTTGAACAAGGCTTTGCAGCCGTACGTGTTACGGAGATGAACGAAGACTTTAATCGCCAGCATAAGGACGTACGAAAAGAGAACGGTATCGAGTACGGCGATCTGCCCGATTTTGCAGATTACGACTACATACAAAAGGTAGCCCGAATGAACCTTTCGGTGTTGGCTAACTTGGCCTTGGCTACCGCACAACCGCGCAATGTAGGTATCATCACCAGCGACCTTACGAACAAAACAAAGCTAAAGTGGGATGCGCCAAAAGGGAAAGCTCCCGCAGGTTACTATGTGCTGATGAGAGAAACGATCAGTCCGTATTGGGAAAAGAAGTTTTTTGTAACAGATACCAAAGCAAAGCTTGGTTACTCAAAAGATAATTACCTGTTTGCCGTACAAGCGGTGGATGCAGCAGGTCACGAGAGCTTGCCCGTGGTTCCAAAACCAGTGAGCTAA
- a CDS encoding methyltransferase RsmF C-terminal domain-like protein encodes MEKNIFPPHFLDSLASEQGFEIQTFVDAHANESSLTSIRLNPFKPSETKTGQQVPWCTDGFYLDSRPSFTYDPLFHAGCYYVQEASSMFIDHILNTIRPNKDEPIKVLDLCAAPGGKSTLLNSALQNSDLLVANEIIKTRVPILTDNLSRWGTSNVIVTSNDPRDYSSLKNFFDVVLVDAPCSGSGMFRKDPDAMSEWSEANVNLCHQRQERILADIYPALTEDGYLIYSTCSYSHQENEDILDWLCTTFKLETVRIPIYKEWGIVETQSPNQKAWGYRFYPGKVQGEGLFAACLRKRESSTGQSNYKNNAQQKLPAKEMDQVNSYLENPDSFYLFKVAEDWLAINREHKESLNLLHRHLYIKKSGVRIGKLAGKDLVPDHELALSLLINKATVLSTPLNKEQVIQYLRRDNIDIAVNDKGWSLMTYEGHALGWAKLLPNRINNYYPKEIRIMSTLTSYPPTP; translated from the coding sequence ATGGAAAAAAACATCTTTCCTCCGCATTTTTTAGATTCGTTAGCCAGCGAGCAGGGCTTCGAAATACAGACTTTTGTTGACGCACATGCTAATGAATCATCTTTAACCTCCATCAGGCTTAATCCATTTAAACCATCTGAAACAAAAACAGGGCAACAGGTGCCTTGGTGTACAGATGGTTTTTACCTGGATAGCCGCCCATCTTTTACATACGACCCCCTGTTTCACGCCGGATGTTATTATGTACAGGAGGCGTCATCAATGTTCATCGACCATATATTAAATACTATAAGACCAAACAAGGACGAACCCATAAAGGTGCTTGACCTTTGCGCAGCGCCAGGTGGAAAAAGCACGTTGCTTAATTCGGCATTGCAAAACAGTGATCTGCTGGTGGCAAACGAGATTATAAAAACACGTGTACCTATATTAACTGACAACCTAAGCCGGTGGGGAACGAGCAACGTAATAGTAACCAGTAACGATCCACGGGATTACTCCTCATTAAAAAACTTTTTTGACGTAGTATTGGTTGATGCACCCTGCTCGGGATCAGGAATGTTCAGGAAAGACCCCGATGCTATGAGCGAGTGGAGCGAAGCAAATGTAAACCTTTGCCATCAACGGCAGGAACGTATACTGGCAGACATCTATCCGGCCCTTACGGAAGATGGTTACCTTATATATAGCACCTGCTCTTACTCGCACCAGGAGAATGAGGATATTTTAGACTGGCTATGCACAACGTTTAAATTGGAGACCGTACGTATACCTATATATAAGGAGTGGGGTATTGTAGAAACGCAATCGCCAAACCAAAAAGCATGGGGATACCGGTTTTACCCGGGCAAGGTTCAGGGCGAGGGTCTGTTTGCAGCCTGCCTGCGTAAGCGCGAAAGCAGCACCGGGCAAAGCAACTACAAAAACAACGCCCAGCAAAAGTTACCTGCCAAAGAAATGGACCAGGTCAATAGTTACCTTGAGAATCCGGATAGTTTTTACCTGTTTAAGGTAGCTGAGGACTGGTTGGCCATAAACCGCGAGCATAAAGAAAGCCTGAACTTGCTGCACCGGCATCTATATATAAAGAAGTCTGGCGTGCGTATTGGTAAGCTTGCCGGTAAAGACCTAGTCCCCGATCACGAGCTGGCACTAAGTTTACTTATTAATAAGGCTACTGTATTATCTACCCCATTAAACAAGGAGCAGGTGATACAATACCTCCGCAGAGACAATATTGATATAGCTGTTAATGATAAAGGATGGAGTTTGATGACTTACGAAGGGCATGCGCTGGGTTGGGCCAAGCTGTTGCCGAACAGGATAAATAATTATTATCCGAAGGAAATAAGAATAATGAGCACCCTAACCTCTTACCCCCCAACCCCCTAA
- a CDS encoding ABC transporter ATP-binding protein, whose amino-acid sequence MVIRTEGLSFSFGSQQVVKALSLQVPEGSIYGFLGPNGAGKTTTIKMLLNLLKTDEGSIFVFEQELQTNRIDILSKIGSLIEQPAIYGHLTGRENLINRAMLLGVKEARVDEMLALVKLTNAASKKARQYSLGMKQRLGIALALLSDPKLLILDEPTNGLDPNGIIEIRELLIRLTREHGKTVFISSHLLGEIERMATHVGIINNGEMLFQGSITDLEEISQPQVFIETENTADAGNLLTKNGYTVSAINTESLTVPFISKKQMGDINALLNREGITVYSINKQHKDLENLFLSITQKA is encoded by the coding sequence ATGGTAATCCGCACCGAAGGATTATCGTTCAGCTTTGGTAGCCAGCAGGTTGTTAAAGCACTATCATTACAAGTACCGGAAGGAAGTATCTATGGCTTCCTAGGGCCAAATGGCGCCGGCAAGACCACTACTATTAAAATGCTGCTCAATCTGCTTAAAACAGATGAAGGCAGCATTTTTGTTTTTGAGCAGGAACTGCAAACCAACCGGATAGATATACTTTCTAAAATAGGCTCGCTTATAGAGCAGCCCGCTATTTACGGGCACCTTACAGGACGCGAGAATCTTATTAACCGGGCCATGCTCCTTGGGGTTAAAGAGGCACGTGTTGATGAAATGCTGGCGCTGGTAAAACTCACCAATGCGGCCAGCAAAAAAGCCAGGCAGTATTCGTTGGGGATGAAACAGCGCTTAGGCATTGCACTTGCACTATTAAGCGACCCTAAGCTGTTGATCCTTGATGAGCCTACCAACGGTCTGGACCCAAACGGAATTATAGAGATACGCGAATTGCTTATCCGCCTTACCCGAGAGCACGGCAAAACTGTCTTCATCAGCAGCCACTTGCTTGGCGAGATAGAACGTATGGCTACACACGTAGGTATTATTAATAACGGTGAGATGCTTTTTCAGGGTAGCATAACCGATCTTGAAGAGATCAGCCAGCCGCAGGTATTCATCGAAACAGAAAACACCGCGGATGCCGGCAACCTGCTCACCAAAAATGGCTATACTGTTTCCGCCATTAACACCGAAAGCCTTACGGTTCCATTTATATCTAAGAAGCAAATGGGAGATATAAATGCGCTACTTAATCGCGAGGGCATTACGGTGTACAGCATTAATAAACAACATAAAGACCTGGAAAACCTATTCCTGTCCATAACTCAAAAAGCCTGA
- a CDS encoding ABC transporter permease: MKGFLLSFRSEFYKSRKTAGFWGAVILPLVISILAFLAFFTKSEKFAMAPAMTLWVQFSAVSLSSMGSLLLPMFTIFIAYSVNNVEHKADTWKTIFSLPISRWAVYSAKYFYALFLIFLCLTLFVVFTIAFGNFLSVLKPELKFNEYHMEAEIAQVYFKLFLSALGILSIQFLLSLLWSDFLKPMGLGFVATITGVILASNNWQYAYLFPYSHPIGALKTMIKTNKGKANDLVIDVFTQDVYVSVVISVVVFVLGYYIVQRRSVK, translated from the coding sequence ATGAAAGGATTTTTATTATCATTCCGGTCTGAATTCTACAAGAGCCGCAAAACAGCTGGCTTTTGGGGTGCTGTAATATTGCCGCTTGTTATTAGCATTCTTGCTTTTCTGGCATTTTTTACCAAGAGCGAGAAATTTGCTATGGCCCCTGCAATGACACTGTGGGTTCAGTTTTCTGCAGTTAGCCTCAGCAGCATGGGCTCATTGCTTTTGCCTATGTTCACCATATTTATTGCTTATTCAGTAAACAACGTGGAGCACAAAGCCGATACCTGGAAGACCATTTTTAGCCTGCCTATTTCGCGATGGGCAGTATACAGCGCCAAGTATTTCTATGCTCTGTTTTTGATTTTTTTGTGCCTCACGCTATTTGTTGTATTTACTATAGCCTTTGGTAACTTTTTAAGTGTTTTAAAGCCAGAGTTGAAGTTTAACGAATATCACATGGAAGCAGAAATAGCACAGGTGTACTTTAAACTGTTCCTTTCTGCACTTGGCATATTATCTATACAGTTTTTGCTTAGCTTGCTTTGGAGCGACTTCTTAAAACCAATGGGACTAGGGTTTGTCGCAACTATAACAGGAGTTATATTGGCATCCAACAACTGGCAATATGCCTACCTTTTCCCTTATTCGCACCCGATTGGTGCTCTTAAAACAATGATAAAGACCAATAAAGGCAAAGCTAACGACCTGGTTATAGATGTTTTTACTCAGGATGTTTACGTGAGTGTCGTTATATCAGTAGTGGTATTTGTACTTGGATACTATATTGTACAACGCCGGAGTGTAAAGTAA
- a CDS encoding ATP-dependent helicase, with protein sequence MQATSNKYNDNFQKALAGLNPEQLAAVNKMDGPVLVVAGPGTGKTQILAARIGKILTDTDARPSEILCLTYTDAGAVAMRKRLFQFIGPDAYRINIYTFHAFCNDIIQENLEYFGKLNLEALSDLESAMLFRELVDEFSNDHLLKRFTGDIYYDAPRLKSLFSTMKRENWSRDVIEKAVKEYLEDLPNREEFIYKRANAKAGIKIGDPKQKEIDKANETMSKLLAAVSEYDNYIAKMKHRGRYDYDDMIMWVLKAFRENDEMLRKYQERYQYILVDEFQDTSGSQNDLLRFLLNYWDTPNVFVVGDDDQSIFKFQGANMKNILDFAGDYVDTLYTVVLKHNYRSNQHILDISRALINNNRERLTTQLRLDKNLRSSHPRFEELVVEPMIKEYENPAQELVDVAMQIKRLVAKGIPPGEIAVIYRNHSQVEDLLTFLESEKIAVNTKRKIDVLSIPFGEKITNILRYLAMELDSPYSGDELLFEILHYDFFNIPPIEIAKASVAVSKANFATVRKDEPVTSLRRYIHELRVNPQTDLFGTQPNLPMKYLINNIDELLSSAVSITLQQLFQEVISKMGILKYIMQQQDKGTHMQMLTSFFDFLKDESRKNPEIKLADLIATIELMKKNNIRMELNKTIFSDNGINFLTAHGSKGLEFEHVFFIGCDKKTWDSKGRNSGFSYPDTLTSAKSDEEALKEEARRLFYVAVTRAKQCLNISYAAKDAKGKDQEASQFIGEILAESHLQPMYPKVAEDDMIGFIATQFNLEDKPVVELLDRNYINQLLQNYTLSVTHLSNYLDCPLRFYFQCLIRVPSGKSPSATFGQAVHWALNKAYRRLPEFGNEFMPTEEFLKEFHWYMYRNRDSFTKADFKLRVDYGDKILPAYYELNAPNWNKVAVTERSIKNIEVEGVPIKGNLDKMEFDGKDVTVVDYKTGRVRNAKDKLLRPTNDNPYGGDYWRQAVFYKILVDNDRTNEWQVVNTVFDFVEPVNDEYFKEKIVISPQDIEEVTGQITSVYQKIMNHEFDKGCGKKECDWCHFVKSNFKQPGNILETVEGEDAE encoded by the coding sequence ATGCAAGCTACTTCTAACAAATACAACGATAATTTTCAAAAAGCCCTTGCGGGACTTAATCCCGAACAATTGGCGGCTGTAAATAAAATGGATGGCCCGGTATTGGTGGTTGCCGGCCCAGGTACGGGTAAAACACAGATATTAGCTGCCCGGATTGGTAAAATACTGACCGATACGGATGCTCGTCCAAGTGAGATTCTTTGCCTAACCTATACAGACGCCGGCGCTGTAGCCATGCGCAAGCGCCTGTTCCAGTTTATTGGTCCGGATGCGTATCGTATTAACATCTACACTTTTCACGCTTTTTGTAATGACATTATACAGGAGAACCTGGAGTATTTTGGCAAGCTAAACTTAGAAGCATTATCCGATCTAGAATCTGCTATGTTGTTTCGTGAACTGGTGGATGAGTTTTCCAATGATCACCTGCTTAAGCGTTTTACAGGTGATATCTACTATGATGCTCCCCGGTTAAAAAGCCTTTTCTCCACCATGAAGCGCGAGAACTGGAGCCGCGACGTAATAGAGAAAGCCGTAAAAGAATACCTGGAAGATCTGCCAAACCGCGAAGAGTTTATATACAAACGAGCTAATGCAAAAGCAGGGATAAAAATAGGCGATCCTAAGCAAAAGGAGATAGATAAGGCTAACGAAACCATGAGCAAGTTGCTTGCTGCGGTAAGCGAGTACGATAATTATATCGCTAAAATGAAGCACCGTGGCAGGTATGATTATGACGACATGATCATGTGGGTGTTGAAAGCGTTCCGCGAGAATGATGAAATGCTACGCAAGTACCAGGAACGGTATCAGTACATTTTGGTAGATGAGTTCCAGGATACCAGCGGATCGCAAAATGATTTGTTAAGGTTCCTGCTGAATTATTGGGATACGCCCAACGTTTTTGTGGTAGGTGATGACGACCAGTCTATCTTCAAATTTCAGGGTGCTAATATGAAAAACATCCTTGATTTTGCAGGTGACTATGTAGATACGCTTTATACTGTAGTACTTAAGCATAACTATCGCTCAAATCAGCACATCCTCGATATTTCTAGAGCGCTGATCAACAACAACCGCGAGCGCCTTACCACTCAGTTGAGGCTTGATAAGAACCTTCGGTCGTCACATCCCCGCTTTGAAGAGCTGGTTGTAGAGCCAATGATTAAGGAATATGAGAACCCCGCGCAAGAGCTGGTTGACGTAGCCATGCAGATAAAGCGGCTGGTGGCGAAAGGTATTCCTCCGGGTGAGATTGCCGTAATATACCGTAACCATAGTCAGGTAGAAGATCTGCTGACCTTTTTGGAATCTGAAAAGATTGCAGTAAATACCAAGCGCAAGATTGATGTGCTCAGCATTCCCTTTGGCGAGAAGATAACCAACATCCTGCGGTACCTGGCCATGGAACTTGATTCGCCTTACAGTGGAGACGAGCTGCTTTTTGAAATCCTGCATTACGACTTCTTTAACATTCCGCCTATTGAGATCGCAAAAGCTAGTGTAGCAGTTTCAAAAGCAAACTTTGCAACGGTACGGAAGGATGAGCCCGTTACCAGTTTGCGCCGCTACATACACGAGTTGCGGGTGAATCCGCAGACCGATCTGTTTGGTACACAGCCAAACTTGCCTATGAAGTACCTTATCAATAACATTGATGAGTTGCTTAGCTCGGCCGTTAGTATCACGCTGCAGCAACTTTTCCAGGAGGTGATCTCCAAGATGGGCATTTTGAAGTACATTATGCAGCAGCAGGATAAAGGCACGCACATGCAAATGCTTACCAGCTTTTTTGATTTTTTAAAAGATGAAAGCCGAAAGAACCCGGAGATTAAACTTGCTGATTTAATTGCTACCATAGAACTGATGAAGAAGAACAACATCAGAATGGAGCTAAATAAAACTATTTTCAGTGATAATGGCATTAACTTCCTTACCGCACACGGTTCAAAAGGATTGGAATTTGAGCACGTATTCTTTATTGGCTGCGATAAAAAGACCTGGGACAGTAAAGGGCGCAACAGCGGCTTCAGCTATCCTGATACATTAACCAGCGCCAAATCTGACGAAGAAGCACTGAAGGAAGAAGCACGCCGTTTGTTTTATGTAGCCGTTACCCGGGCTAAACAATGCCTGAACATATCCTATGCGGCAAAGGACGCCAAAGGTAAAGATCAGGAAGCGTCGCAATTTATAGGAGAGATACTGGCCGAGTCGCACTTACAACCTATGTACCCAAAGGTCGCAGAAGACGACATGATAGGGTTTATAGCTACACAGTTTAACCTTGAAGACAAACCGGTGGTTGAATTGCTGGATAGAAACTATATTAATCAACTGCTGCAAAACTATACTTTATCAGTTACTCACCTGAGTAATTACCTGGATTGCCCGTTGAGATTTTACTTCCAGTGTTTAATAAGAGTACCGTCAGGAAAAAGTCCGTCGGCCACTTTTGGGCAAGCCGTGCACTGGGCCTTGAACAAGGCTTATCGCAGGTTGCCTGAATTTGGTAACGAGTTTATGCCGACAGAGGAGTTTTTAAAAGAGTTTCACTGGTACATGTACCGCAACCGCGACTCTTTCACAAAAGCAGATTTCAAGTTGCGTGTGGATTACGGGGACAAGATATTGCCAGCATATTACGAATTGAATGCACCTAACTGGAACAAGGTTGCAGTTACAGAACGCAGTATAAAGAATATTGAGGTGGAAGGTGTGCCGATAAAGGGCAACCTGGATAAGATGGAGTTTGACGGGAAAGATGTAACCGTGGTAGATTATAAGACCGGCCGGGTGCGCAACGCCAAAGATAAACTGCTGCGACCAACAAACGACAACCCTTACGGCGGCGATTATTGGCGGCAGGCTGTATTCTATAAAATTTTGGTTGATAACGACCGCACAAACGAATGGCAGGTAGTGAATACCGTGTTCGATTTTGTTGAGCCGGTGAACGATGAGTACTTTAAAGAAAAGATTGTCATCTCTCCGCAGGACATAGAAGAAGTAACAGGCCAGATCACCTCTGTTTATCAAAAAATAATGAATCATGAGTTTGATAAAGGCTGCGGCAAAAAAGAGTGTGACTGGTGCCACTTTGTAAAGAGCAATTTTAAACAGCCGGGTAACATTTTAGAGACAGTAGAAGGCGAGGACGCCGAATAA
- a CDS encoding LytR/AlgR family response regulator transcription factor: protein MIKCLVVDDEPLALHILEDYISKVPFLQLVKATTNPIEALTMVQDGSIDLVFLDVQMPELTGIQFLRIANGKTKVILTTAYPQYALEGYELDVIDYLLKPIAFDRFYKAAQKAQSIICPVTKPVPVAAEPVQQDDFMTDFTFVKTEHKIQKVYLHDILFIEGLKDYVSIFTPGERIITLQGMKKMEDALPDRHFMRVHKSYIVAINKIDSIERSRIFIGDKIIPVGDTYRDEFFRIIDGKNI, encoded by the coding sequence ATGATTAAATGCCTTGTAGTTGACGACGAGCCGCTGGCCCTCCACATACTGGAAGACTATATCTCCAAAGTGCCTTTCCTACAATTGGTAAAAGCTACCACTAACCCAATTGAAGCACTTACCATGGTGCAGGATGGTAGTATTGATCTGGTTTTCCTTGATGTACAAATGCCCGAGCTCACTGGCATACAGTTTCTTAGGATTGCCAATGGCAAAACAAAAGTTATATTAACTACAGCATATCCGCAGTACGCGCTGGAAGGGTACGAGCTTGATGTGATCGACTACCTGTTGAAGCCTATTGCTTTTGACCGGTTTTACAAAGCGGCGCAAAAGGCGCAGTCTATTATTTGCCCGGTCACCAAACCAGTGCCAGTTGCAGCAGAGCCCGTGCAGCAGGACGATTTCATGACGGACTTTACATTCGTGAAAACAGAGCATAAAATCCAAAAGGTTTACCTGCACGATATCCTGTTTATAGAAGGCTTAAAAGATTACGTTTCTATTTTCACGCCCGGCGAGCGCATTATCACACTCCAGGGTATGAAAAAGATGGAAGATGCATTGCCTGATAGGCATTTTATGCGTGTACATAAGTCCTATATTGTTGCCATCAATAAAATAGATAGTATAGAGCGCTCCCGCATTTTCATCGGCGACAAGATCATCCCGGTAGGCGACACCTACCGCGACGAGTTCTTTAGAATAATTGACGGGAAGAATATCTAG